One Pectobacterium polaris DNA window includes the following coding sequences:
- the tgt gene encoding tRNA guanosine(34) transglycosylase Tgt, translating to MKYELQTTDGRARRGRLIFERGVVETPAFMPVGTYGTVKGMTPEEVKETGAQILLGNTFHLWLRPGQEIMKLHGDLHDFMNWHGPILTDSGGFQVFSLGDIRKITEQGVHFRNPINGDSIFLSPEKSMEIQHDLGSDIVMIFDECTPYPADWDYAKRSMEMSLRWAKRSRQRFDELENKNALFGIIQGSVYEDLRDVSVKGLVDIGFDGYAVGGLAVGEPKEDMHRILEHVCPQIPEDKPRYLMGVGKPEDLVEGVRRGVDMFDCVMPTRNARNGHLFVTDGVVKIRNAKHKDDVSSLDEHCDCYTCRNYSRAYLHHLDRCNEILGARLNTIHNLRYYQRLMAGLRQAIEEGKLEHFVVDFYQRIGKPIPPLAEKDVATSN from the coding sequence GTGAAGTACGAATTACAAACAACGGACGGCCGTGCGCGACGCGGTAGATTGATTTTTGAACGTGGCGTAGTGGAAACCCCGGCTTTTATGCCCGTGGGGACGTACGGCACGGTGAAAGGCATGACGCCGGAAGAAGTGAAAGAGACCGGCGCACAGATTCTGCTCGGCAATACGTTCCATCTGTGGCTGCGTCCCGGTCAGGAAATCATGAAGCTGCATGGCGATCTGCACGACTTCATGAACTGGCACGGCCCGATTCTGACGGATTCCGGCGGTTTTCAGGTGTTCAGCCTCGGCGATATTCGCAAGATTACCGAACAGGGCGTGCATTTCCGTAACCCTATCAACGGGGACTCGATTTTCCTTAGCCCGGAAAAATCGATGGAGATTCAGCACGATCTCGGTTCCGACATCGTCATGATCTTTGATGAGTGTACGCCGTATCCTGCCGATTGGGATTACGCCAAGCGCTCGATGGAGATGTCACTGCGCTGGGCAAAACGCAGCCGTCAGCGTTTTGATGAGCTGGAGAATAAAAATGCGCTGTTCGGTATTATCCAGGGAAGTGTTTACGAAGATTTACGTGATGTATCCGTAAAAGGGCTGGTAGACATTGGCTTTGATGGGTACGCTGTGGGCGGTTTGGCTGTCGGTGAGCCGAAAGAAGATATGCACCGTATTCTGGAGCACGTTTGCCCGCAGATTCCAGAAGATAAACCGCGCTACTTGATGGGCGTTGGCAAGCCGGAAGACTTAGTCGAAGGTGTTCGCCGCGGTGTTGATATGTTTGACTGTGTGATGCCAACGCGCAACGCACGTAACGGGCATCTCTTCGTGACTGATGGCGTAGTGAAAATCCGTAATGCGAAGCATAAAGATGACGTCAGCTCGCTGGATGAACACTGTGATTGCTACACGTGTCGCAATTATAGCCGCGCCTACTTGCATCATCTTGACCGTTGCAACGAAATACTCGGAGCACGACTCAATACCATTCATAACTTGCGTTATTATCAGCGTTTAATGGCGGGTTTACGTCAGGCCATTGAAGAGGGTAAATTAGAGCACTTTGTGGTGGATTTTTACCAACGGATAGGCAAACCCATTCCGCCGCTTGCTGAAAAAGACGTTGCCACAAGCAACTGA
- the yajC gene encoding preprotein translocase subunit YajC yields MSLFISDAVAATGAPAQGSPYSLVIMLAVFGLIFYFMILRPQQKRAKEHKKLMDSIGKGDEVLTTGGLVGRVTKVSETGYIAIALNETNEVVIKRDFVAAVLPKGTIKAL; encoded by the coding sequence ATGAGTCTTTTCATCTCCGATGCTGTAGCTGCAACCGGCGCTCCGGCTCAGGGAAGCCCGTACTCTCTGGTTATTATGCTGGCCGTTTTTGGTCTGATTTTCTACTTTATGATCCTGCGTCCTCAGCAAAAACGCGCCAAGGAACACAAAAAGTTAATGGATTCTATCGGCAAGGGCGATGAAGTCTTAACGACCGGTGGTCTGGTTGGTCGCGTAACCAAAGTGTCCGAAACTGGCTATATTGCGATTGCGTTGAACGAGACCAATGAAGTGGTTATCAAACGTGATTTCGTGGCTGCCGTGCTGCCGAAGGGCACGATTAAGGCCCTGTAA
- the secD gene encoding protein translocase subunit SecD, whose amino-acid sequence MLNRYPLWKYLMLVVVLFVGLLYALPNLYGEDPAVQVTGARGTAASETTLIQVQNVLKEQNITSKSIALENGAILARFSNPDVQLRAREALVNELGEKFVVALNLAPATPTWLRLLGAEPMKLGLDLRGGVHFLMEVDMDTALGKLQEQTMDSLRSDLREKNIPYASVRKIDNYGVEIRFRDAQTRDEGINYLTTRHRNLVLSSSGSNLLRAVMSDERLREAREYAVQQNINILRNRVNQLGVAEPLVQRQGADRIVVELPGIQDTARAKEILGATATLEFRLVNSNADATAAANGRVPGDSEVKNMRDGSPVVLFKRVILTGDHITDSTSSTDEYNQPQVNISLDSAGGNTMSNFTKDSIGKLMATLFVEYKDSGKKDATGRSILEKHEEVINVATIQSRLGNSFRITGIDNPNEARQLSLLLRAGALIAPIQIVEERTIGPTLGMQNITQGLEACLWGLIASILFMVFFYKKFGVIATSALVANLVLIVGVMSLLPGATLTMPGIAGIVLTLAVAVDANVLINERIKEELSNGRSVQQAIHEGYKGAFSSIVDANVTTLIKVIILYAVGTGSIKGFAITTAIGIATSMFTAIVGTRAIVNLLYGGKRINKLSI is encoded by the coding sequence GTGTTAAATCGTTATCCTTTGTGGAAGTACCTGATGCTGGTCGTGGTGTTGTTTGTCGGCCTGCTCTACGCACTTCCTAACCTATATGGTGAGGATCCGGCGGTACAAGTTACTGGCGCGCGGGGAACCGCCGCCAGCGAAACGACGCTGATCCAAGTCCAGAATGTTTTAAAAGAACAGAACATTACCAGTAAGTCGATTGCATTGGAAAACGGTGCAATTCTGGCTCGCTTCTCTAACCCTGATGTTCAGCTCCGTGCGCGTGAAGCGCTCGTGAATGAGCTGGGCGAAAAGTTCGTCGTTGCACTTAACCTGGCACCTGCTACGCCAACCTGGCTGCGGTTGTTGGGCGCTGAACCGATGAAATTGGGGCTTGACCTGCGCGGCGGCGTTCACTTCCTGATGGAAGTGGATATGGATACGGCGCTGGGTAAACTACAAGAACAAACAATGGACTCTTTGCGCAGCGATCTGCGTGAGAAGAACATTCCTTATGCCTCCGTGCGTAAAATTGATAATTACGGTGTCGAAATTCGTTTCCGTGATGCTCAAACGCGTGATGAGGGCATCAACTATCTGACGACTCGTCACCGCAATCTGGTTCTCAGCAGCAGCGGCAGCAACCTGCTGCGCGCAGTGATGTCTGACGAACGTCTGCGTGAAGCACGTGAATACGCCGTACAGCAGAACATCAATATCCTGCGTAATCGTGTGAACCAACTGGGTGTTGCTGAACCACTGGTACAGCGTCAGGGTGCTGACCGTATCGTCGTTGAGTTACCGGGTATTCAGGACACGGCGCGCGCGAAAGAAATTCTTGGTGCAACCGCTACGCTGGAATTCCGTCTGGTCAACAGTAATGCAGATGCAACCGCAGCGGCGAACGGCCGTGTGCCGGGCGACTCTGAAGTGAAGAACATGCGTGACGGCTCACCTGTGGTGTTGTTCAAACGTGTGATTCTGACAGGCGACCATATTACCGATTCGACATCGAGTACGGATGAATATAACCAGCCTCAGGTGAATATTTCACTGGACAGCGCGGGTGGCAACACCATGTCCAACTTCACCAAAGACAGTATCGGCAAGCTGATGGCGACGCTCTTTGTGGAATACAAAGACAGCGGTAAGAAAGATGCGACTGGCCGTTCGATATTGGAAAAACACGAAGAAGTGATCAACGTAGCGACGATTCAGTCGCGACTGGGTAACAGCTTCCGTATTACCGGCATTGATAACCCGAACGAAGCGCGTCAGCTTTCTCTGCTGTTGCGTGCGGGTGCGCTGATTGCGCCGATCCAAATCGTTGAAGAACGTACCATTGGGCCAACACTGGGGATGCAAAACATCACTCAGGGGCTGGAAGCCTGTTTGTGGGGCTTGATCGCATCGATTCTCTTTATGGTCTTCTTCTATAAGAAATTTGGTGTCATTGCGACCAGTGCGCTGGTTGCTAACCTGGTGTTGATTGTCGGCGTGATGTCGCTGCTACCAGGGGCGACGCTGACCATGCCGGGCATCGCAGGTATCGTGCTTACGCTGGCGGTTGCCGTCGATGCTAACGTACTCATTAACGAACGTATCAAAGAAGAACTCAGTAATGGTCGCTCCGTGCAACAGGCCATTCATGAGGGCTACAAAGGTGCATTCAGTTCGATTGTTGATGCGAACGTCACGACGTTGATTAAAGTTATCATCCTGTATGCGGTTGGTACCGGTTCTATCAAAGGGTTTGCTATCACGACTGCGATTGGGATTGCGACCTCAATGTTTACGGCGATCGTCGGTACTCGTGCCATCGTTAACCTGCTTTACGGCGGTAAACGTATCAACAAGCTGTCTATCTAG
- the secF gene encoding protein translocase subunit SecF, giving the protein MRWDTLAFVISGLLIIASIAIMGVRGFNWGLDFTGGTVIEINLEQPIDLDVLRSSLETSGFSEPQVQNFGSSRDVMVRMPPVSGSENEALGNKVLKVVNDTFQQHATVKRIEFVGPSVGSDLAQAGALALMSALIAILIYIGFRFEWRLAMSAVLALAHDAIITMGLLSLFSIEIDLTIIASLMSVIGYSLNDKIVVSDRIRENFRKVRRGTPYEITNISLTQTLQRTIITSATTLAMIVILMVFGGALLHGFSLTMFIGVIIGTISSIYVSSALALKLGMKREHLIVQKVEKEGADQPSILP; this is encoded by the coding sequence ATGCGCTGGGATACATTGGCATTTGTCATTTCCGGTCTGCTGATCATCGCTTCTATCGCGATTATGGGTGTGCGTGGTTTCAACTGGGGACTCGATTTTACCGGTGGTACGGTTATCGAGATCAACCTTGAGCAACCGATCGATCTCGATGTCCTGCGCAGTTCATTAGAGACCTCTGGGTTTTCAGAGCCGCAGGTGCAGAATTTCGGTAGCAGCCGTGACGTGATGGTGCGTATGCCACCCGTTTCTGGCAGCGAGAACGAAGCGCTCGGTAACAAAGTGCTGAAGGTGGTGAATGATACCTTCCAGCAGCATGCGACGGTGAAACGTATTGAGTTTGTCGGGCCGAGCGTGGGGAGTGATTTGGCACAGGCGGGCGCATTGGCGCTGATGTCTGCGTTGATTGCTATCCTTATTTACATCGGTTTTCGTTTTGAATGGCGTCTGGCGATGAGTGCGGTGCTGGCTTTGGCGCACGATGCGATCATCACGATGGGTCTGCTGTCTCTGTTCTCTATTGAGATTGACCTAACGATCATTGCGTCGCTGATGTCGGTAATTGGTTATTCACTTAACGATAAGATCGTAGTATCTGACCGTATTCGTGAGAACTTCCGCAAGGTGCGTCGTGGCACACCTTACGAGATTACCAACATTTCTCTGACGCAGACGTTGCAGCGTACCATCATCACATCAGCGACCACGCTGGCGATGATTGTGATCCTCATGGTCTTCGGTGGCGCCTTGTTGCATGGCTTCTCGCTGACGATGTTTATCGGTGTGATCATCGGTACGATCTCTTCTATCTACGTTTCTTCCGCTCTGGCGTTGAAACTGGGTATGAAGCGTGAACACCTGATCGTTCAGAAAGTGGAAAAAGAAGGGGCGGACCAACCGTCTATCCTGCCTTAA
- a CDS encoding SadB/YajI family lipoprotein, which produces MRTRYRVLTFLPALLLLAGCAEQRQMPKLQNQIGQLNQQLQTLTDQATALERQNALNSQSTSGVYLLPAAQTSTVLESSIGRLNVSLRNIETEANGTSALLHIRTLDAKGLPAFGAQLDWGRLDPVSGKPLAGDTQTQSFVVSPTLLPKAEAIIELRLSGLPPEELGFVRLHQVQEIQSPPPVAATESP; this is translated from the coding sequence ATGAGAACCCGATATCGCGTACTGACCTTCCTGCCAGCACTGCTTTTGCTCGCAGGATGTGCTGAACAGCGCCAGATGCCCAAATTGCAGAACCAGATAGGTCAACTCAATCAGCAATTACAAACGCTGACCGATCAGGCCACTGCATTAGAGCGACAAAATGCGTTGAATTCCCAGTCCACCTCCGGCGTTTATTTACTGCCAGCCGCGCAAACCAGCACCGTATTGGAAAGCAGTATTGGCAGACTCAACGTATCGTTGCGCAATATCGAGACTGAAGCGAACGGAACAAGCGCGTTGCTACACATTCGTACGCTTGATGCGAAGGGGCTACCGGCTTTTGGCGCACAGCTTGACTGGGGACGGCTCGATCCCGTGAGTGGGAAGCCTTTAGCTGGCGATACGCAAACACAGTCCTTTGTCGTCTCCCCTACTCTGTTACCAAAAGCCGAAGCGATTATTGAATTGCGTCTGAGCGGCCTGCCGCCGGAAGAACTCGGCTTTGTTCGTTTACATCAGGTTCAGGAAATACAGAGTCCGCCGCCTGTTGCCGCAACCGAGTCCCCCTAG
- the nrdR gene encoding transcriptional regulator NrdR has translation MHCPFCSAVDTKVIDSRLVGEGSQVRRRRQCLVCHERFTTFEVAELVMPRVIKSNEVREPFNEDKLRSGMLKALEKRPVSSDDVEMALNHIKSHLRATGEREVTTKMVGNLVMEALRKLDKVAYIRFASVYRSFEDIREFGEEIARLQD, from the coding sequence ATGCATTGCCCGTTTTGTTCCGCTGTTGATACCAAAGTCATTGATTCCCGTCTGGTCGGCGAAGGTTCGCAAGTCCGTCGTCGTCGGCAGTGTCTGGTTTGTCATGAACGCTTCACCACGTTTGAAGTGGCTGAACTGGTGATGCCGCGAGTCATCAAAAGCAATGAAGTACGCGAGCCTTTTAATGAAGATAAATTGCGTAGCGGTATGCTGAAAGCGCTGGAAAAAAGGCCAGTCAGTTCTGATGACGTCGAAATGGCGCTTAATCACATTAAATCTCATCTTCGTGCCACCGGAGAACGCGAGGTTACCACCAAGATGGTGGGGAATCTGGTGATGGAAGCGTTGAGAAAGCTGGATAAAGTGGCTTACATCCGATTTGCATCGGTGTATCGCAGCTTTGAAGATATCCGCGAATTTGGCGAAGAGATTGCGCGTTTGCAGGATTAA
- the ribD gene encoding bifunctional diaminohydroxyphosphoribosylaminopyrimidine deaminase/5-amino-6-(5-phosphoribosylamino)uracil reductase RibD — MSAFQENGHLPQDELYMARALDLARRGCFTTAPNPNVGCVIVRDGEIVGEGYHFRAGEPHAEVHALRMAGERARGATAYVTLEPCSHHGRTPPCADALIAAGVSRVVAAMQDPNPQVAGRGLHRLQQAGIAVSHGLMMAEAEKVNVGFLKRMRTGFPYVQLKMAASLDGRTAMASGESQWITSPLARQDVQRFRAQSAAILSSSATVLADDPSLTVRWSELGADVQKRYSEADLRQPVRVIVDSRQRVTPQHRIVSQPGETWLARVQADEQAWPQGVEQVMLPQHNGGVDLVALMMVLGRRQINSVWVEAGASLAGALLNAGVVDELIVYLAPKLLGENARSLCLLPGLDQLSQAPEFDIADVRQIGPDLRLRLKPKF, encoded by the coding sequence ATGAGCGCTTTTCAGGAAAACGGCCACTTGCCGCAGGATGAATTATACATGGCGCGCGCGTTAGACCTGGCGCGCCGTGGCTGTTTCACGACCGCACCCAACCCTAATGTTGGCTGCGTGATTGTTCGTGATGGCGAAATTGTAGGTGAAGGCTATCATTTTCGTGCTGGTGAGCCACACGCTGAGGTGCATGCGCTGAGAATGGCGGGGGAACGTGCACGTGGTGCGACGGCCTACGTCACATTGGAACCGTGTAGCCACCATGGCCGCACGCCACCTTGCGCCGATGCGTTGATTGCTGCTGGCGTTTCCCGCGTGGTTGCTGCAATGCAGGATCCGAATCCACAGGTGGCGGGTCGTGGTTTGCATCGCTTACAGCAAGCGGGGATTGCCGTCAGTCATGGTTTGATGATGGCTGAAGCAGAGAAAGTGAATGTCGGTTTCCTGAAACGCATGCGGACGGGCTTTCCTTACGTGCAGCTCAAAATGGCGGCGTCTTTGGATGGGCGAACTGCAATGGCGTCGGGAGAAAGCCAGTGGATCACTTCACCGCTGGCGCGTCAGGATGTGCAGCGTTTTCGTGCGCAGAGCGCAGCGATTCTGAGCAGCAGTGCAACGGTGTTAGCTGACGATCCTTCTCTCACTGTACGCTGGTCAGAGCTGGGGGCCGATGTGCAGAAACGCTATTCAGAAGCGGATCTCAGGCAGCCCGTGCGGGTGATTGTGGACAGCCGACAGCGCGTCACGCCACAGCATCGGATTGTTAGTCAACCGGGTGAGACCTGGCTGGCGCGCGTGCAGGCGGACGAACAGGCGTGGCCGCAGGGCGTTGAACAAGTGATGCTACCGCAGCACAATGGCGGCGTTGATCTGGTGGCGCTGATGATGGTGCTGGGGAGACGGCAGATTAACTCCGTTTGGGTTGAAGCCGGGGCCAGTCTGGCCGGTGCGCTGCTTAATGCTGGCGTTGTTGATGAACTTATCGTTTATCTTGCCCCCAAACTGTTGGGTGAAAATGCCCGTTCGCTGTGCCTCTTGCCTGGGCTGGATCAGCTGTCTCAGGCACCGGAATTTGATATCGCAGACGTTCGCCAGATTGGCCCAGATTTGCGATTGCGCCTGAAACCTAAATTCTGA
- the ribH gene encoding 6,7-dimethyl-8-ribityllumazine synthase, with translation MNVIEGVVATPDARVAIAIARFNHFINDSLLDGAIDALKRIGQVKDENITVVWVPGAYELPLTVRALTKSAKNGGYDAVIALGTVIRGGTAHFEFVAGECSSGLSSVAMDSEIPVAFGVLTTESIEQAIERAGTKAGNKGAEAALTALEMINVLKAIK, from the coding sequence ATGAACGTTATTGAAGGTGTTGTTGCTACTCCTGATGCCCGTGTGGCGATTGCGATTGCGCGTTTTAACCATTTTATTAACGACAGCCTCCTGGACGGTGCGATTGATGCATTGAAACGCATCGGTCAGGTTAAAGACGAAAACATCACCGTTGTCTGGGTGCCGGGTGCTTACGAACTGCCATTGACGGTTCGTGCGCTGACCAAAAGCGCGAAAAATGGCGGATATGATGCCGTGATTGCTCTGGGAACGGTCATCCGTGGTGGAACAGCGCATTTTGAATTTGTTGCTGGCGAATGTAGCTCAGGCCTGTCCTCTGTTGCGATGGACAGTGAAATCCCTGTTGCTTTCGGCGTTCTGACGACGGAAAGCATTGAGCAGGCGATTGAGCGTGCCGGTACGAAAGCGGGGAACAAAGGTGCTGAAGCTGCCTTGACCGCGCTAGAAATGATTAATGTATTGAAAGCGATTAAGTAA
- the nusB gene encoding transcription antitermination factor NusB: MKPAARRRARECAVQALYSWQLSKNDIADVEHQFLSEQDVKDVDITYFRELLAGVATQAEKLDQLMAPFLSRQIEELGQVEKAILRLAMFELSKREDVPYKVAINEAIELAKIFGAEDSHKFVNGVLDKAAPSVRKGKK, from the coding sequence GTGAAACCTGCTGCTCGTCGCCGCGCTCGTGAATGTGCGGTTCAAGCGCTTTACTCCTGGCAGTTATCTAAAAATGATATTGCCGATGTTGAACACCAATTCCTGAGCGAGCAGGATGTCAAAGATGTCGACATTACCTATTTCCGTGAATTGCTGGCGGGTGTTGCCACTCAGGCTGAGAAGCTTGATCAACTGATGGCACCTTTCCTGTCTCGTCAAATTGAGGAATTGGGACAGGTTGAAAAAGCGATTCTGCGTTTGGCGATGTTTGAGCTGAGCAAGCGCGAAGACGTTCCTTACAAGGTGGCGATTAACGAGGCCATCGAACTGGCTAAAATCTTCGGTGCTGAAGATAGCCATAAGTTTGTGAATGGCGTGCTAGACAAAGCTGCTCCGAGTGTACGGAAAGGCAAGAAGTAA
- the thiL gene encoding thiamine-phosphate kinase codes for MVEGEFDLIARYFNRVRSSRRDVELGIGDDCALLTVADKQMLAVSTDTLVSGVHFLPDIDPADLGYKSLAVNLSDLAAMGADPAWLSLAITLPKSNSQWLSAYSDSLFELLDYYGMQLVGGDTTRGPLSLTLTIHGLVPAGRALTRRGARIGDWIYVTGSLGDSAAGLAILQNTLHVDDEKARQGLIQRHLRPQPRILQGQALRDLASSAIDLSDGLISDLQHILKASECGARINLDAIPQSDWLRGCVDEEQALRWALSGGEDYELCFTVPEINRGALELALGHLGADYTCIGQIGPSSEGLRFFRDNKATELNWKGYDHFSEQN; via the coding sequence ATGGTTGAAGGTGAGTTTGACCTTATTGCCCGCTATTTTAATCGGGTCCGAAGTTCACGTCGCGATGTTGAGTTAGGCATCGGTGATGACTGTGCGTTACTGACGGTGGCAGATAAGCAGATGCTAGCGGTAAGTACCGACACGCTGGTATCTGGCGTTCATTTCCTACCTGATATCGATCCCGCCGATCTGGGTTACAAATCTCTGGCGGTCAATTTAAGCGATCTGGCTGCAATGGGCGCCGATCCTGCCTGGCTTTCTCTGGCCATTACCCTCCCTAAAAGCAATAGCCAGTGGCTATCCGCGTACAGCGACAGCTTGTTTGAGCTGCTTGATTATTATGGTATGCAGTTGGTGGGTGGTGATACGACGCGCGGTCCACTGAGCCTGACGCTGACTATCCACGGTCTGGTGCCAGCAGGTCGGGCACTGACGCGTCGCGGAGCCAGAATTGGTGACTGGATTTATGTTACCGGTTCATTAGGCGACAGCGCGGCCGGTCTGGCTATCCTCCAGAATACACTGCACGTTGATGATGAAAAGGCACGTCAGGGATTGATCCAACGTCACCTTCGTCCTCAACCGAGAATTCTGCAAGGTCAGGCATTGCGCGATCTGGCCAGCTCGGCTATCGATCTTTCTGACGGCCTCATCTCCGATCTACAGCATATACTTAAAGCCAGCGAGTGCGGTGCGCGTATTAATCTGGACGCGATCCCACAATCTGATTGGCTGCGAGGCTGCGTCGATGAAGAACAGGCGTTGCGTTGGGCGCTATCTGGCGGCGAAGACTATGAGCTGTGCTTTACCGTGCCGGAAATTAACCGTGGTGCGCTGGAGCTGGCCTTGGGGCATCTCGGCGCTGACTACACCTGCATCGGGCAAATCGGGCCTTCCTCTGAAGGGCTACGTTTTTTCAGGGATAATAAAGCGACCGAGCTGAACTGGAAGGGGTATGACCATTTTAGCGAGCAAAACTGA
- the pgpA gene encoding phosphatidylglycerophosphatase A, with product MTILASKTDSANKAKGAEVAKRRLRLSNPWHLMATGFGSGLSPWMPGTVGSLAAIPLWYLMSFLPLELYSLLVMLSICIGVYLCHQTAKDMGVHDHGSIVWDEFVGMWITLMAIPVDNWQWVAAGFVVFRCLDIWKPWPIRWFDRNVHGGMGIMIDDVVAGVISAGIIYFIGYHWPIF from the coding sequence ATGACCATTTTAGCGAGCAAAACTGACTCTGCGAACAAGGCGAAAGGTGCTGAAGTGGCAAAACGCCGCTTACGGCTGAGTAACCCGTGGCACCTGATGGCAACCGGGTTTGGCAGCGGTTTGTCTCCCTGGATGCCGGGTACGGTAGGGTCATTGGCGGCGATTCCACTGTGGTATCTCATGTCGTTCCTGCCGCTTGAATTGTATTCGCTCTTGGTGATGCTGAGCATTTGTATCGGGGTTTACCTGTGTCATCAGACCGCGAAAGATATGGGCGTTCACGATCACGGCAGCATCGTCTGGGACGAATTTGTTGGCATGTGGATTACCCTGATGGCGATCCCGGTGGATAACTGGCAATGGGTGGCGGCTGGATTTGTCGTCTTCCGCTGTCTGGATATCTGGAAACCCTGGCCGATTCGCTGGTTCGATCGCAACGTGCATGGCGGTATGGGCATCATGATCGACGATGTCGTCGCGGGGGTGATCTCTGCGGGAATTATCTATTTTATCGGCTATCACTGGCCGATATTCTGA